Proteins co-encoded in one Bacillus paramycoides genomic window:
- a CDS encoding cation:dicarboxylate symporter family transporter has protein sequence MKKFGLATQIFVALVLGIVVGAIFYGNKTAISYITPIGDIFIHLIKMIVVPIVISALIVAVAGVGDMKKLGKLGGKTILYFEIITTIAILMGLLAANIFQPGTGVDMNNLQQSDISSYKQTADATEKQGFAETIVHIVPKNVFESIAQGDLLPIIFFSVLFGLGVAAIGEKGKPVFNFFEGVLEAMFWVTNQVMKFAPFGVFALIAVTVAKFGVATLLPLGKLVLAVYVTVILFVVIVLGINARMVGVNIFTLMKILKEELILSFTTASSEAVLPNIMRKMEEFGCPKAVASFVIPTGYTFNLTGSAIYQALAALFVAQMYGVHMSLTEQITLLFVLMLTSKGMAGVPGASFVVVLATLGSMGLPLEGIALIAGIDRILDMIRSSVNVLGNALAAIVMSKWEGEFDNEKAKQYVETVKETKAA, from the coding sequence ATGAAAAAATTCGGATTGGCGACACAAATCTTTGTCGCACTTGTTTTAGGGATTGTAGTAGGGGCAATCTTCTATGGTAATAAAACGGCGATTTCTTATATCACACCAATTGGAGATATATTTATTCACTTAATTAAAATGATCGTAGTACCGATTGTTATTTCAGCATTAATTGTTGCGGTAGCTGGTGTAGGAGATATGAAGAAGCTTGGGAAACTGGGCGGGAAGACAATTCTTTATTTTGAAATCATTACGACAATCGCTATTTTAATGGGATTACTTGCAGCGAATATATTCCAGCCAGGTACTGGCGTTGATATGAATAATTTACAACAAAGTGATATTTCTTCTTATAAACAAACAGCAGATGCTACAGAGAAGCAAGGATTCGCTGAGACGATTGTTCATATCGTACCGAAAAACGTATTTGAATCGATTGCGCAAGGTGACTTATTACCGATTATTTTCTTCTCAGTATTATTCGGTTTAGGAGTTGCAGCAATTGGGGAAAAAGGAAAGCCTGTCTTTAACTTCTTTGAAGGTGTACTCGAAGCGATGTTTTGGGTTACAAATCAAGTTATGAAATTTGCACCATTTGGTGTATTCGCATTAATTGCGGTTACGGTTGCAAAATTTGGTGTAGCGACACTACTTCCTTTAGGAAAACTAGTGCTAGCTGTATACGTAACTGTTATACTATTCGTTGTGATTGTATTAGGTATTAATGCGCGAATGGTTGGCGTAAACATTTTTACATTAATGAAAATTTTAAAAGAAGAACTTATTCTTTCATTTACGACAGCAAGTTCAGAAGCTGTTTTACCTAATATAATGAGAAAAATGGAAGAGTTCGGTTGTCCAAAGGCAGTTGCCTCTTTCGTTATTCCGACAGGTTATACATTTAACTTGACTGGATCGGCTATTTATCAAGCGTTAGCGGCATTGTTTGTTGCACAGATGTACGGTGTGCACATGTCACTGACAGAGCAAATCACGTTATTATTCGTTCTCATGTTAACATCCAAAGGTATGGCGGGAGTTCCAGGTGCATCGTTCGTTGTTGTATTAGCAACATTAGGTTCAATGGGGTTACCACTAGAAGGTATCGCATTAATTGCGGGAATTGACCGCATTTTAGATATGATTCGCTCATCTGTCAATGTATTAGGAAATGCATTAGCAGCCATTGTTATGTCGAAGTGGGAAGGCGAATTCGATAATGAGAAAGCAAAACAATATGTAGAAACAGTCAAAGAAACAAAAGCAGCATAA
- the pyrH gene encoding UMP kinase: MRPYKRVLIKLSGGALADQTGNSFNSKRLEHIANEILSIVDLGIEVSIVIGGGNIFRGHLAEEWGIDRVEADNIGTLGTIINSLMLRGVLTSKTNKEVRVMTSIPFNAVAEPYIRLRAVHHLDNGYIVIFGGGNGQPFVTTDYPSVQRAIEMNSDAILVAKQGVDGVFTSDPKHNKTAKMYKKLNYNDIVRQNIQVMDQAALLLARDYNLPAHVFNFDEPGVMKRICLGEHVGTLINDDASLLVHEK; encoded by the coding sequence ATGAGGCCATATAAACGTGTCTTAATTAAATTAAGCGGCGGTGCACTTGCCGATCAAACCGGAAATAGCTTTAACTCCAAACGATTAGAACATATCGCAAACGAGATTTTATCCATCGTTGATTTAGGTATCGAGGTGTCTATCGTCATCGGAGGCGGGAACATTTTCAGAGGTCATTTAGCTGAAGAATGGGGCATTGATCGTGTAGAAGCTGATAATATCGGTACACTAGGTACAATTATTAATAGTTTAATGCTCCGCGGCGTTTTAACGAGTAAAACAAATAAAGAAGTGCGCGTTATGACTTCCATACCGTTTAATGCTGTAGCTGAGCCATACATTCGCCTTCGTGCAGTCCACCATTTAGATAACGGTTATATCGTTATTTTTGGAGGCGGGAACGGGCAACCGTTTGTGACGACGGATTATCCGAGTGTTCAAAGAGCCATTGAAATGAATAGTGACGCAATATTAGTTGCAAAACAAGGAGTAGATGGCGTCTTTACTAGCGACCCAAAACATAATAAAACAGCAAAAATGTACAAAAAACTAAACTATAACGACATTGTTAGGCAAAACATACAAGTAATGGATCAAGCCGCTTTACTACTTGCCCGTGATTATAATTTACCAGCACACGTCTTTAACTTTGATGAGCCGGGAGTTATGAAAAGAATTTGTTTAGGTGAGCATGTAGGGACTTTGATTAATGATGATGCTTCATTGCTTGTGCATGAAAAATAA
- a CDS encoding ABC transporter permease — protein sequence MKDILWLIQKTLSVLLKNKKGLFIIISLPIIGTLISFSIYGNAGQGTLNIGIVNKENEPIANDTIKFLEGLNNVNVSKIKESEVEDKLTSKKLDGVITLESGFSKSIREGKPDHIEVASIKGDQVTGFIKSYLYNYIDNVAAISKVAGTDQSTFDTMYAGYQKNAFKMKTETLEDTSKNKDMTNQTMGYLIMFMLFSAVNLSGFILKEKENRTYFRLLSTPIDGKKFILSNVAVNMMILTLQIVIAVLCMTNVFHTNINMPFIVMIGVLMIFALIAVGLSLVIVSFSKSSAASNAMQNLVIVPTCLLAGCYFPYDIMPKAVQKVADFLPQRWLLDTISKLQQGIPFSELYLNILILFAFAVAFFLIAIYKFGRNNDARNFV from the coding sequence ATGAAAGATATTTTATGGCTCATACAAAAAACGCTATCTGTCCTTTTGAAAAATAAAAAAGGATTATTCATTATTATTAGTTTGCCAATAATCGGAACGCTCATCTCTTTTTCGATATACGGAAATGCAGGGCAAGGAACGTTAAATATCGGGATTGTAAATAAAGAAAATGAGCCGATAGCAAATGATACGATAAAGTTTTTAGAAGGATTAAACAATGTAAACGTGAGTAAGATCAAGGAGTCTGAAGTAGAAGATAAACTCACTTCTAAAAAACTTGATGGAGTTATTACATTAGAATCTGGTTTTTCAAAAAGTATTCGAGAAGGGAAGCCAGATCATATAGAAGTTGCATCGATTAAAGGTGATCAAGTAACAGGATTTATAAAATCATATTTATATAACTATATTGATAATGTAGCAGCTATTAGTAAAGTTGCAGGAACAGATCAAAGTACATTTGATACTATGTACGCAGGGTATCAAAAAAATGCATTTAAAATGAAAACTGAAACGCTAGAAGATACTTCGAAAAATAAAGATATGACAAACCAAACGATGGGTTATCTTATTATGTTTATGCTGTTTTCAGCAGTGAACTTATCAGGATTTATTTTAAAAGAAAAAGAGAATAGAACGTACTTTAGATTATTATCAACACCAATTGACGGAAAGAAATTTATATTATCCAATGTGGCAGTAAATATGATGATATTAACATTGCAGATTGTCATTGCAGTATTATGTATGACGAATGTTTTTCATACAAATATTAATATGCCTTTCATAGTAATGATTGGTGTGCTTATGATATTTGCTTTAATTGCAGTTGGTTTATCATTAGTCATTGTGTCTTTTTCAAAAAGTTCAGCTGCTTCAAATGCAATGCAAAATCTAGTGATAGTACCAACATGTTTACTTGCTGGATGTTATTTCCCGTACGACATTATGCCAAAAGCAGTACAAAAAGTAGCTGATTTTCTTCCGCAACGCTGGTTACTAGATACGATATCAAAACTACAACAAGGAATTCCATTCTCTGAGTTGTATTTAAATATTTTAATCTTATTCGCCTTTGCAGTAGCATTCTTCTTAATTGCTATTTATAAGTTTGGAAGAAATAATGATGCGAGAAATTTTGTTTAA
- a CDS encoding phospholipase D-like domain-containing protein yields the protein MIKKILRVTSIIIAIVVFIVICMHIDVTLGRKMEAGKNMPTEYTPHYSDFQLYVEGKSFYKQLFTDIREAKQSIYTYFFILSDDKSSHTFLNLLKEKAREGVNVYLSVDLLNDLSFERKMKKELQENGVHFTYSRKQELPFGFYSLHHRNHRRITTIDGEIGYTGGFNIGDEYLGKDKHFGYWRDYHVRIKGEGAKDLEEQFALDWKRDTKEDIKRSTNKASKGNTLHTMVSYNGHQVAEKYIDLIKQAQHSIVIATPYFIAKNKESMNALIAAQKRGVTVKILWSYKPDLPLIKEAAYPYIRQAINNGITVYGYKKGMFHGKLMLIDNELTVIGTTNFTSRSFNINDEMNFYIHGGPIVGQVNKALTEDFRDSKEMTKEFFEKLSFWERCKEKFAGMVDFYL from the coding sequence ATGATTAAAAAAATATTGCGAGTTACTTCTATTATTATTGCTATTGTTGTTTTTATTGTAATTTGTATGCATATCGATGTTACTTTAGGGAGGAAAATGGAAGCCGGGAAAAACATGCCGACAGAGTATACACCTCATTATAGTGATTTTCAATTATATGTAGAAGGGAAGTCATTTTATAAACAGTTATTTACTGATATAAGAGAAGCGAAGCAATCTATTTACACGTACTTTTTTATTTTGTCGGATGATAAAAGTAGCCATACTTTTTTAAACTTATTAAAAGAAAAGGCAAGAGAAGGAGTAAACGTATATTTATCTGTCGATTTACTTAACGATCTATCATTTGAAAGAAAGATGAAAAAAGAATTACAGGAAAATGGTGTGCATTTTACATATAGTAGAAAACAGGAATTACCATTCGGGTTTTATTCCCTTCATCATCGTAATCATCGCCGCATTACAACGATTGATGGAGAGATTGGTTATACGGGTGGTTTTAATATAGGGGATGAATACTTAGGGAAAGATAAACACTTTGGGTACTGGAGAGACTATCATGTACGGATAAAAGGTGAAGGTGCAAAAGATTTAGAGGAACAATTTGCTTTAGATTGGAAACGAGACACGAAAGAAGATATAAAGAGGAGTACGAATAAGGCTAGCAAAGGGAATACACTACATACTATGGTTAGTTATAATGGGCATCAAGTCGCTGAAAAATATATAGATCTTATAAAACAAGCTCAGCACTCAATTGTAATTGCAACGCCGTATTTTATAGCGAAAAATAAAGAATCCATGAATGCTTTAATCGCAGCACAAAAGCGTGGTGTTACAGTAAAAATACTTTGGTCATATAAACCAGATCTACCTCTTATAAAAGAAGCGGCGTATCCATACATACGTCAAGCTATTAATAATGGGATTACTGTATATGGGTATAAAAAAGGAATGTTCCATGGCAAATTAATGCTTATTGATAATGAATTAACCGTTATTGGCACAACAAACTTTACTTCGCGTAGCTTCAATATAAATGATGAAATGAATTTTTATATTCATGGTGGTCCTATTGTAGGGCAAGTTAATAAGGCGTTAACAGAGGATTTTCGTGATTCAAAAGAAATGACGAAAGAATTTTTTGAGAAGTTATCTTTTTGGGAGCGTTGTAAGGAGAAATTTGCAGGGATGGTGGATTTTTATTTATAA